AGTAACTTAatcgcctttgatttccatttcccctTCGGGCGTGGGAACTCTAAGATATTGATGGTACGTTGCAGCTACTCCTTTGAGTTTGTGCACCCATCTTCGTCCGATGATGACATTATAGGAGGACGGTGCATCTACTACGCTGAATCTGGTGCTGACCTTCATCGGTACAGCCTTGACTTCCAAGACAATATCCCCTAGGGGATTTGTAGCTTCCCGTTGAATCCATAAATAGTGTAGTAAGAAGACATCAGTTGCTCATCATTTAATTTCATTCGCTTGAAGGTATCGTAGAACAAGATGTTGACTGAGCTCCATCCATCGATCAAGATCTTCTTTATAGTCCATCCTGAGACAGGTAACATGAGCACCAAAGCATCATTATGGTCTTCCGTGTCTTCCTCAACATCATCGGCAGAAAAAGTCAGTGGTGCATTCATCCAGTCTTCATGTCCCTCTACTTCTTCTCCATCGATCTTGTATAACTCACAATAGtattcgaattgttttctcaatctctttcCTATTTGGTCAGTTAGTGATGGGTCGCTCGGCTCTGAGCAAGAAATGGTGTTGATGGTTCGGTCATTCTCAGGTAGGTGGACTTGCTTACTTCGATGGGTCCTTTCTTCGGTTTCTGTCTTTTGAATATATTTCTTGAGATCTCCAGCGTCGATCAGCTTttggatcattatcttgagattcttgcactTCTCTGTCTGGTGACCGTTGAAGCAGTGGTACTCACAGTAGTCCCTTGATTTCTCGGTTCTTGGTGGTTgttttcccttggaccatggccattCGAGGTTGTTACGGTCCTTTATCTCCCTTATGATCCGAATGTAGCTGGTGTTAAGCTTAGTGTAAAACTGATCTTCGAATTTCTGATCATTGCGTCGATGCTCATCTCTTCGACCTCTTTTATCTTCGTTGAAGCGTTCGGTCGAGTTGGTCCTCTGACCCGCTGTCTTGCTCCACTGAGTTTGTACGATAAGATATATGCATTTGCGCCCTAGGGTTATCTCGCTGGATTTTCTCCAGCCTGGCGTTCTTTTCGATGATCACCCGAAGATCTCCTTCGGTTGTGGGATTActtccatgaatttcaacaaacaaTGGGATCATCCTATCCATTACCACTTGTGACAATTGATGCTAACTACCAGGTTTACGTTCCCTATTGCCTGACATATCTTGTGTCACCTATATGTGTATTCTATGATCGTTTATTTGAAAGCGACCGCTACTGAGAAGAGTTTGTCCATTCCTACGTtgacagtcttgttgtacatggaATTCTCGAAGAATATATTTGTGAGTCGATTGTAGGAATCGATGGATTTGGGCGGTAGGTTATCAAACCATCATACTGCTGATCCTTTCAGGCTTGAGGGGAAATATCGGCAGAGGACCACGTCGTCTCGATCTCATCGGGACATAATTCGATTATAGTAACGAAGGTGAGATGGGGGTCACTGGATCCATCGTaacattcaaatgttgggattggACACTTTTGGAGGAATGAGGGCTCTCTCCAGATGTGCGGTCAGTGGTGTAGTAACGAATTCTATTATTACTTCTTCTAACCTTCCTCCTCCTTGATTCATCTTCAGCTGGTTGATCTCCGCCATCATTTCAGCACGAAGACTCTCCATTACGAGAAAATGCTCATCTCTCATAGCAGATCGTCCTGATCTTCGGGTTTCACTATCGAAGTAGTCTGAATCTTCGGGCACGTAATCGGGTTCGGTCAATCTATTCCCTCCCGCAACACGTCGGTTCAGTGGCTCAGGTTTGTTGATGTTGGCCACTA
This is a stretch of genomic DNA from Papaver somniferum cultivar HN1 chromosome 1, ASM357369v1, whole genome shotgun sequence. It encodes these proteins:
- the LOC113360335 gene encoding uncharacterized protein LOC113360335 translates to MDRMIPLFVEIHGSNPTTEGDLRWSKTAGQRTNSTERFNEDKRGRRDEHRRNDQKFEDQFYTKLNTSYIRIIREIKDRNNLEWPWSKGKQPPRTEKSRDYCEYHCFNGHQTEKCKNLKIMIQKLIDAGDLKKYIQKTETEERTHRSKQVHLPENDRTINTISCSEPSDPSLTDQIGKRLRKQFEYYCELYKIDGEEVEGHEDWMNAPLTFSADDVEEDTEDHNDALVLMLPVSGWTIKKILIDGWSSVNILFYDTFKRMKLNDEQLMSSYYTIYGFNGKLQIP